A part of Rattus rattus isolate New Zealand chromosome 6, Rrattus_CSIRO_v1, whole genome shotgun sequence genomic DNA contains:
- the LOC116903252 gene encoding tubulin alpha-3 chain isoform X2: MSCARECISIHVGQAGVQIGNACWELYCLEHGIQPDGQMPSDKTIGGGDDSFNTFFSETGAGKHVPRAVFVDLEPTVVDEVRTGTYRQLFHPEQLITGKEDAANNYARGHYTIGKEIVDLVLDRIRKLADLCTGLQGFLIFHSFGGGTGSGFASLLMERLSVDYGKKSKLEFAIYPAPQVSTAVVEPYNSILTTHTTLEHSDCAFMVDNEAIYDICRRNLDIERPTYTNLNRLIGQIVSSITASLRFDGALNVDLTEFQTNLVPYPRIHFPLATYAPVISAEKAYHEQLSVAEITNACFEPANQMVKCDPRHGKYMACCMLYRGDVVPKDVNAAIATIKTKRTIQFVDWCPTGFKVGINYQPPTVVPGGDLAKVQRAVCMLSNTTAIAEAWARLDHKFDLMYAKRAFVHWYVGEGMEEGEFSEAREDLAALEKDYEEVGVDSVEAEAEEGEEY, translated from the exons ATGTCATGTGCT CGTGAGTGCATCTCTATCCACGTGGGGCAGGCAGGTGTCCAGATTGGCAATGCCTGCTGGGAACTGTACTGCCTTGAACATGGTATTCAACCTGACGGTCAAATGCCAAGCGACAAAACCATTGGCGGTGGGGACGACTCATTCAACACGTTCTTCAGTGAGACTGGCGCCGGCAAGCATGTGCCCAGAGCAGTGTTTGTGGACCTGGAGCCCACTGTGGTCG ATGAAGTGCGCACGGGAACCTACCGGCAACTCTTCCACCCAGAGCAGCTGATCACTGGGAAGGAAGATGCGGCCAATAACTATGCCAGAGGTCACTACACCATTGGCAAAGAGATTGTTGACCTGGTCCTGGACCGAATCCGAAAACTG GCTGATCTGTGCACGGGGCTGCAGGGCTTCCTCATCTTCCACAGCTTTGGAGGTGGCACAGGGTCTGGGTTCGCATCTCTGCTGATGGAGCGGCTTTCCGTGGACTACGGCAAGAAGTCCAAGCTGGAGTTTGCCATCTACCCAGCCCCCCAGGTCTCCACAGCTGTTGTGGAGCCTTACAACTCCATCCTGACCACACACACGACACTGGAGCACTCCGACTGTGCTTTCATGGTGGATAACGAAGCCATCTACGACATCTGTCGGCGAAACCTGGACATTGAACGTCCCACTTACACCAACCTCAATCGTCTGATTGGGCAGATTGTGTCGTCCATCACAGCCTCTCTGAGGTTCGACGGGGCCCTGAATGTGGACTTAACAgaattccagaccaacctggtGCCATACCCTCGCATCCACTTCCCACTGGCCACCTATGCCCCGGTCATCTCGGCCGAGAAGGCCTACCATGAGCAGCTGTCAGTGGCAGAGATCACCAACGCTTGCTTTGAGCCAGCCAATCAGATGGTCAAGTGTGACCCTCGCCATGGCAAATACATGGCCTGCTGCATGTTGTACAGGGGGGATGTGGTTCCAAAAGATGTCAACGCGGCTATTGCTACCATCAAGACCAAGCGTACCATCCAGTTTGTGGATTGGTGTCCAACTGGCTTTAAG GTGGGCATTAACTACCAGCCTCCCACCGTGGTCCCGGGGGGCGACCTGGCCAAGGTGCAGCGGGCCGTGTGCATGCTGAGCAACACCACTGCCATCGCAGAGGCCTGGGCCCGTCTGGACCACAAATTTGACCTCATGTACGCCAAGCGGGCCTTCGTGCATTGGTACGTGGGAGAGGGCATGGAGGAAGGGGAGTTCTCAGAGGCCCGGGAGGACCTGGCCGCGCTGGAGAAGGATTATGAAGAGGTGGGCGTGGATTCcgtggaagcagaggcagaagaaggggaggagtacTGA
- the LOC116903252 gene encoding tubulin alpha-3 chain isoform X1, with the protein MRECISIHVGQAGVQIGNACWELYCLEHGIQPDGQMPSDKTIGGGDDSFNTFFSETGAGKHVPRAVFVDLEPTVVDEVRTGTYRQLFHPEQLITGKEDAANNYARGHYTIGKEIVDLVLDRIRKLADLCTGLQGFLIFHSFGGGTGSGFASLLMERLSVDYGKKSKLEFAIYPAPQVSTAVVEPYNSILTTHTTLEHSDCAFMVDNEAIYDICRRNLDIERPTYTNLNRLIGQIVSSITASLRFDGALNVDLTEFQTNLVPYPRIHFPLATYAPVISAEKAYHEQLSVAEITNACFEPANQMVKCDPRHGKYMACCMLYRGDVVPKDVNAAIATIKTKRTIQFVDWCPTGFKVGINYQPPTVVPGGDLAKVQRAVCMLSNTTAIAEAWARLDHKFDLMYAKRAFVHWYVGEGMEEGEFSEAREDLAALEKDYEEVGVDSVEAEAEEGEEY; encoded by the exons ATG CGTGAGTGCATCTCTATCCACGTGGGGCAGGCAGGTGTCCAGATTGGCAATGCCTGCTGGGAACTGTACTGCCTTGAACATGGTATTCAACCTGACGGTCAAATGCCAAGCGACAAAACCATTGGCGGTGGGGACGACTCATTCAACACGTTCTTCAGTGAGACTGGCGCCGGCAAGCATGTGCCCAGAGCAGTGTTTGTGGACCTGGAGCCCACTGTGGTCG ATGAAGTGCGCACGGGAACCTACCGGCAACTCTTCCACCCAGAGCAGCTGATCACTGGGAAGGAAGATGCGGCCAATAACTATGCCAGAGGTCACTACACCATTGGCAAAGAGATTGTTGACCTGGTCCTGGACCGAATCCGAAAACTG GCTGATCTGTGCACGGGGCTGCAGGGCTTCCTCATCTTCCACAGCTTTGGAGGTGGCACAGGGTCTGGGTTCGCATCTCTGCTGATGGAGCGGCTTTCCGTGGACTACGGCAAGAAGTCCAAGCTGGAGTTTGCCATCTACCCAGCCCCCCAGGTCTCCACAGCTGTTGTGGAGCCTTACAACTCCATCCTGACCACACACACGACACTGGAGCACTCCGACTGTGCTTTCATGGTGGATAACGAAGCCATCTACGACATCTGTCGGCGAAACCTGGACATTGAACGTCCCACTTACACCAACCTCAATCGTCTGATTGGGCAGATTGTGTCGTCCATCACAGCCTCTCTGAGGTTCGACGGGGCCCTGAATGTGGACTTAACAgaattccagaccaacctggtGCCATACCCTCGCATCCACTTCCCACTGGCCACCTATGCCCCGGTCATCTCGGCCGAGAAGGCCTACCATGAGCAGCTGTCAGTGGCAGAGATCACCAACGCTTGCTTTGAGCCAGCCAATCAGATGGTCAAGTGTGACCCTCGCCATGGCAAATACATGGCCTGCTGCATGTTGTACAGGGGGGATGTGGTTCCAAAAGATGTCAACGCGGCTATTGCTACCATCAAGACCAAGCGTACCATCCAGTTTGTGGATTGGTGTCCAACTGGCTTTAAG GTGGGCATTAACTACCAGCCTCCCACCGTGGTCCCGGGGGGCGACCTGGCCAAGGTGCAGCGGGCCGTGTGCATGCTGAGCAACACCACTGCCATCGCAGAGGCCTGGGCCCGTCTGGACCACAAATTTGACCTCATGTACGCCAAGCGGGCCTTCGTGCATTGGTACGTGGGAGAGGGCATGGAGGAAGGGGAGTTCTCAGAGGCCCGGGAGGACCTGGCCGCGCTGGAGAAGGATTATGAAGAGGTGGGCGTGGATTCcgtggaagcagaggcagaagaaggggaggagtacTGA